From Ananas comosus cultivar F153 linkage group 8, ASM154086v1, whole genome shotgun sequence, one genomic window encodes:
- the LOC109713685 gene encoding uncharacterized protein LOC109713685, translating into MLEDLIQPPSESLLIEDISSPIAAQILDFCDDGSGGDLFAAAAAVSDPLLRSSDDVSSSSVTTPLCCYDDDASASAAAAAAAALSPFPSLDSATLSALLSPEQHPDPEPELLPSIHFPFAGPPSYTTTTIDIHHPDQFNNQIALNDAITAAAVYSNDTMLPIQMGGPPSASALTTGFDDECFAAAMVGGYMGLEAALYPGPMATNGGVVDAQAYFTTATTSTSNGMVEEVGEYQRMMECGGMVGIYAGQDNMQRVYSSGDMQVVGGGGQHMMGGCGGSSTAALPPSSEISGLDDSTFKVGRLSVEERKEKIHRYMKKRNERNFSKKIKYACRKTLADSRPRVRGRFAKNDEFCETTRPSSHNHEFDEEEEVAVKEEEGILDSSDILAHISGVNSFKYNYTLESWI; encoded by the exons ATGTTGGAGGATCTTATCCAACCGCCATCGGAGAGCCTCTTAATC GAGGATATCTCAAGCCCTATTGCTGCCCAGATCCTAGACTTTTGCGACGACGGCAGTGGCGGCGACCTCTTCGCTGCCGCTGCCGCGGTCTCTGACCCACTTCTTCGCTCTTCCGACGACGTATCGTCATCATCCGTCACCACTCCACTTTGCTGCTACGACGATGATGCCTCGGCctctgctgctgccgccgccgccgcagcactCTCCCCGTTCCCCTCCCTCGACTCTGCCACTCTTTCCGCGCTCCTTAGCCCCGAGCAACATCCCGACCCCGAGCCCGAACTCCTCCCCTCTATCCACTTTCCATTCGCGGGTCCCCCCTCTtataccaccaccaccattgaCATCCACCATCCGGACCAGTTCAACAACCAGATAGCACTCAACGACGCCATCACCGCCGCAGCCGTCTACTCAAATGACACAATGCTCCCGATCCAAATGGGGGGCCCACCGTCAGCGTCAGCGCTGACGACAGGGTTCGACGACGAGTGCTTTGCAGCGGCGATGGTGGGAGGGTACATGGGTCTAGAGGCGGCGCTGTATCCGGGACCGATGGCAACCAACGGCGGCGTAGTAGATGCCCAAGCGTATTTTACTACTGCTACTACCAGCACTAGTAATGGGATGGTGGAGGAAGTGGGAGAGTATCAAAGGATGATGGAGTGTGGAGGGATGGTGGGCATCTATGCAGGTCAAGATAACATGCAGAGGGTGTATAGCTCAGGAGACATGCAG GTTGTTGGAGGGGGCGGCCAGCATATGATGGGCGGGTGCGGCGGAAGCTCGACGGCGGCCTTACCACCTTCGTCAGAGATCTCGGGCTTGGACGATTCCACCTTCAAAGTCGGGCGCCTGTCGGTggaagagagaaaggagaagatcCACAGATACATGAAGAAGAGGAATGAGAGGAACTTCAGCAAAAAGATCAAG TATGCTTGCAGAAAGACTTTAGCCGACAGCCGTCCCCGCGTGCGAGGGCGATTTGCTAAGAATGATGAGTTTTGCGAGACAACGAGGCCCAGTTCCCATAATCACGAATTCGATGAGGAAGAGGAA GTGGCAgtgaaggaagaagaaggtatACTGGACTCCTCAGATATTCTGGCACATATAAGCGGCGTGAACTCCTTCAAGTACAACTACACCCTTGAATCATGGATATGA